In Miscanthus floridulus cultivar M001 chromosome 5, ASM1932011v1, whole genome shotgun sequence, one genomic interval encodes:
- the LOC136453118 gene encoding AP2-like ethylene-responsive transcription factor At1g79700 produces the protein MKKPHSPSSWAASSLSCVSSSSSSGSCYVPPSWSPQHGSKKQRSSRRRAKSGAAVAPRRTSSIYKGVTRHRGTGKYEAHLWDKNAWSRTKTKKGRQVYLGAFDNEEAAARTYDLAALKYWGSDSTLNFPLESYRHEHDKMQPMTREAYLATLRRKSSCFSRGASGYRGVAKHHHNGRWEARIGYACGKKYLYLGTFGTQEEAARAYDLAALELRGHAAVTNFDISSYTDKDDRQRAQPPFRKAQPKPALKPKDEPVDEAPPLPKARHPVPTPLLTPKPEPEYELGEPLALPPGPVLRDADDVDHAIAEILPALCMDPADFEARYPSRRARALGCPPDDQLRGLALPDSVRFEDDIETLFDAPGAAAGGPGEVHVQLPAAAGAVVTDVSGVDADAAATISPLASARWWR, from the exons ATGAAGAAGCCGCATTCCCCTTCGTCTTGGGCCGCCTCCTCGCTCTCCTGtgtctcctcctcgtcctcctcgggCTCCTGCTACGTGCCGCCGTCGTGGTCACCGCAGCACGGCAGCAAGAAGCAGAGGAGCAGCCGTAGGAGGGCCAAGAGTGGCGCCGCGGTCGCCCCGAGGAGGACTAGCTCCATCTACAAGGGCGTGACCAG GCACAGGGGAACGGGCAAGTACGAGGCGCACCTGTGGGACAAGAATGCTTGGAGCCGGACCAAGACCAAGAAGGGCAGGCAAG TTTATCTGG GAGCATTTGACAATGAGGAGGCAGCAGCCCGTACTTATGATCTCGCAGCACTCAAGTACTGGGGCTCAGACAGCACACTCAACTTCCCA CTGGAATCGTACAGGCATGAACATGACAAGATGCAGCCCATGACAAGGGAGGCGTATCTGGCCACTCTGCGGCGCAAGAGTAGCTGTTTCTCGAGAGGCGCCTCCGGGTACAGGGGAGTGGCCAA GCACCACCATAATGGCAGGTGGGAGGCCAGGATCGGCTACGCTTGCGGCAAGAAATACCTCTACCTGGGGACGTTCG GGACCCAGGAGGAGGCAGCCCGGGCCTACGACCTTGCAGCTCTGGAATTGCGGGGGCACGCCGCGGTCACCAACTTCGACATCAGCAGCTACACGGACAAGGACGACCGGCAGCGGGCTCAACCGCCGTTCCGCAAGGCCCAGCCGAAGCCGGCTCTGAAGCCCAAGGACGAGCCGGTGGACGAGGCACCGCCGCTGCCCAAGGCTCGTCATCCTGTTCCGACGCCGCTCCTGACGCCGAAGCCCGAGCCGGAGTACGAGCTGGGCGAGCCCCTGGCGCTGCCGCCCGGCCCCGTGCTCCGCGACGCCGACGACGTGGACCACGCCATCGCCGAGATCCTGCCGGCGCTCTGCATGGACCCCGCCGACTTCGAGGCCCGGTACCCCtcccgccgcgcccgcgcgctcGGCTGCCCGCCCGACGACCAGCTGCGCGGCCTGGCGCTGCCGGACAGCGTGCGCTTCGAGGACGACATCGAGACGCTGTTCGACGCGCCCGGCGCGGCCGCCGGCGGCCCGGGCGAGGTCCATGTGCAGCTCCCCGCCGCCGCGGGCGCCGTCGTGACTGACGTTTCCGGAGTCGACGCCGACGCGGCCGCCACCATCAGCCCGCTGGCGTCTGCGCGCTGGTGGAGATGA